Proteins encoded by one window of Rhodamnia argentea isolate NSW1041297 chromosome 6, ASM2092103v1, whole genome shotgun sequence:
- the LOC115727074 gene encoding benzaldehyde dehydrogenase, mitochondrial-like: MAARLFSSLLSRSSSSSSSARALLSRARKPLLGREIKNYSTAAAIEEPINPGVTVNHTQLLINGQFVDSASGKTFPTFDPRTGEVIAHVAEGEAEDINRAVAAARKAFDEGPWPRMSAYERAKIILRFADLLEKHNDELAALETWDNGKPYEQAAKIELPMIVRLLRYYAGWADKIHGLTVPADGQYHIQTLHEPIGVAGQIIPWNFPLLMYAWKVGPALACGNTIVLKTAEQTPLSALYATKLLHEAGVPPGVVNVVSGFGPTAGAALAGHMDVDKLAFTGSTGTGKIVLELAARSNLKPVTLELGGKSPFIVCEDADVDKAVELAHFALFFNQGQCCCAGSRTYVHESVYDEFVEKAKARATIRSVGDPFKSGIEQGPQIDSEQFEKILGYIRSGVESGATLETGGERFGTKGHYIQPTVFSNVKDDMLIAKEEIFGPVQSILKFKDLKEVIQRANNTSYGLAAGVFTQNIDTANTLTRALKVGTVWVNCFDIFDAAIPFGGYKMSGQGREKGMYSLSNYLQVKAVVTPLKNPAWL; this comes from the exons ATGGCTGCTCGTCTCTTCTCAAGCCTCCTTTCTCgctcgtcgtcttcttcttcttctgcacgTGCTTTGCTTTCTCGAG CTAGAAAACCGCTACTGGGAAGAGAAATCAAGAACTACAGCACAGCAGCTGCTATCGAGGAACCCATAAATCCAGGCGTCACTGTGAACCATACTCAGCTTCTCATAAATGGGCAGTTTGTGGACTCAGCATCAG GAAAAACTTTTCCAACATTTGACCCCAGGACTGGAGAAGTGATTGCTCATGTTGCTGAAGGCGAGGCTGAAGATATAAACCGAGCTGTAGCTGCTGCTCGCAAGGCATTCGATGAGGGACCATGGCCGAGAATGTCTGCTTAT GAAAGGGCAAAGATAATCTTGCGCTTTGCTGATTTGCTTGAAAAGCATAATGATGAGCTCGCAGCACTCGAGACTTGGGATAATGGGAAGCCATATGAACAGGCTGCCAAAATTGAGCTTCCAATGATAGTCCGTCTCCTTCGATATTATGCAG GTTGGGCTGATAAGATTCACGGTCTCACAGTTCCAGCTGATGGGCAGTATCATATCCAAACCTTGCATGAGCCAATTGGAGTTGCAGGTCAGATAATTCCGTGGAATTTCCCTCTTCTGATGTATGCTTGGAAAGTGGGACCTGCCTTAGCCTGTGGCAACACCATTGTCCTGAAGACGGCAGAGCAGACACCACTTTCTGCTTTATATGCAACTAAGCTCTTGCATGAG GCCGGTGTCCCCCCTGGTGTCGTGAATGTGGTTTCTGGTTTTGGTCCAACTGCAGGCGCAGCTCTTGCTGGTCATATGGATGTTGATAAG CTTGCTTTCACAGGATCAACCGGCACGGGCAAAATCGTACTTGAGTTGGCGGCGAGAAGCAATCTTAAGCCAGTGACTTTGGAGCTTGGAGGGAAATCCCCTTTTATCGTATGTGAGGATGCTGATGTCGACAAGGCCGTTGAGCTTGCCCATTTTGCACTTTTCTTCAATCAG GGTCAATGCTGCTGTGCTGGATCTCGTACATATGTACATGAAAGTGTGTATGATGAATTTGTAGAAAAGGCAAAGGCACGTGCAACAATACGTAGTGTGGGTGATCCGTTCAAAAGTGGCATTGAACAAGGTCCTCAG ATTGACTCGGAGCAGTTTGAGAAGATTTTGGGGTACATAAGATCTGGAGTAGAAAGTGGAGCAACTCTTGAAACAGGAGGAGAAAGATTTGGAACCAAGGGACACTACATTCAGCCAACTGTATTCTCAAATGTTAAG GACGATATGTTGATTGCTAAGGAAGAGATTTTTGGGCCCGTGCAGTCCATTTTAAAATTCAA GGACCTCAAGGAGGTGATTCAAAGGGCAAACAACACGAGCTACGGGCTGGCAGCTGGAGTCTTCACCCAGAACATAGACACGGCGAATACCTTGACCCGTGCTTTAAAAGTTGGAACAGTTTGGGTCAACTGTTTTGATATCTTTGATGCGGCTATCCCATTTGGTGGGTACAAAATGAGTGGCCAGGGAAGGGAAAAGGGCATGTACTCTCTGAGCAATTACTTGCAGGTCAAAGCTGTGGTCACTCCTTTGAAGAATCCGGCATGGCTTTAG